The Arabidopsis thaliana chromosome 5, partial sequence genomic interval AAGTTACTTACCTATGTGTTCTCATATATTGCATAAACAATTACGTTTAAGAACACTAATGCTTGAGAAAGCATGATCTTCAGTTATGGATACTCTAAAATCACTTGTTCGtgtctttcttcattttagaATTCTTATCTTTCAATCTTTACTATGAGCTGCTTTGTCTCCCATTGGTTCTGTATTGCTAGACAAATTTAGTGTTAACAACATCTAGTCTCTTCAATATTCTATCATATATATGCTTGCTCGTATGCAGTTTTGTACCTAAAAACATGTACTTGTGATGTTTGGTACATAACATAAATGTGACCATaacagttttagttttttcatagATTGGTTCTTTACCATGTTTGGCGTTTGATCTTTTACACATTTCTGGATTggattatattattatgtcaGGTTGCATGCTCAGGCGCTGACATTAGCCGCTCTGGCTGGAGCAGCTGCAGTGGAGTACTATGATCACAAATCTGGAGCCACTGATCGAATCCCGAAATTTCTGAAGCCTGATAACTTAAATAAGGACTAGAAATCTCCGTACCATGGCTCTGCCTATTCTGTTATTTGTAGGCATCTTCGTATCCAATGAAGACTTCATGTTTTGTAAGTTCTTTTGGTATTTGAAATGGCTGATACCTATTCTGTTATCTTAGGCATATTATAGCCTTGCAGATTATCTGCAACATTCGGGATGCGAAATTGTAAGAGAGATTCGTACagaaactaaatgaataaattatatgtattCGATTTATTAAGCATGGTCATTTTGTTATTAGCATAAATCCTGATAATATCTATCTCCTATCCCAAAACCTGGTCATTGTGTCCCTTATTGTAGATTCAGTATCCACAGTATCAGTatcttgaaaatgtttttacaGTTTCCTGGTCATGGTGTCCCTTAGGCaaataaaccgaaccgaatctACCGAACCGGAAATCGAAAACTAACCGAATGAATATTAAATTCTACAACCAAAATAACCGAAACCGAATAGATATAAACCGAAGTAATTGGATAACCGAAAATATCcgaatataattatattttcaaaaatattagttatttctagactaaataacaaaaaatacttgagaatatatataaaatagtaaaaatacttgaaaataaccaaaaactatCCGAAAATATCCggaaatattcaaaaataaccaaaatatccaGAATTATTTAAAGcaaaataaccgaatggatactaaattttaaaaccgaaaaaaccgaaaaaaccgaaaccaaaccgaaaccgaaccaaactttcaaaataaccgaatggatactaaactttaaaaccaaaaaaccgaTAACCGAATAGGTATAACCGAAACCGAATGGATAACTATAAGGGACTCCCTTATGTCTGTTTGTAAAAAACGTGTTTATCGTCGTTTCAAGCACTTGATTGGGCCTAAAACATCCAGCACGATGTGTTGATATTCAAAAGTCCCACATCGGTTAATACCCAAAGCATGGGTTGGTGAAGCAgtagtatatataaagaagCGGACTGTTCAAGCAAATTACTTACCTGGACGGGGTCAACTCGCGATCAATAAGACGAGTGGCCTAGGCTAGTGACCGCATTGCACATACCGTTGGGGTGCTATGCCTAAGGTCTTCCCTTGAGGAAGAGCCTGCGTTATTATTTGTGGCAGAGGGGGTTTGCGTTCGCGCAGCCCCTACCAGTCATTGTTAGTCTGAAGTTTTCATATTTCAATTACTTATCCGATATGGTACTCTAGAATCCAATAGCTAATACTTAACCGAACTAACCAAATCGAAACCATATGCACAAAAAGTCCCACATCGGAAGTATATTATAGCTTCATAGGTTCTGCTTGGCTATAAATGAAGAGGCTCTCCTTCTATAAAAACTTATCTTTGCGCTTGGGGCAATGACGCAGCTAATGAGGTATTAACCGAGGCGCGTCTATTGCTGGTTGAAAACTATTTCCAAACCCCCTCCTAGGCCTAAGCTTGTCTTGGGCCTCTGAGAATTTCTGGAAGAGCTCCCTTTGGGGTAAAGCTCCACAATTCTTAGTTCAATAGATATCTTTTATGATTACGCTTCATAAATATGTTTCTATTTAATGTAATATGTTTCCTCCTTTCATGTACCTAAATAGGTTTATGTTATGCATCAGCTTTCTTCATGTTTTCTCAATTTGAAGTGAGAAAAATATGTCATGCTAATAGTCTGCTTCTGCTTTCTGCATTGATCTGTTACATAGCAGCCACTTTCTTATGTAACTGAGATTGGTTTCGGTATAACTATCATATGAGAGGTAACATTGATGAATTTTTCAACCCTTTACTAGCACTAAATAATTTTACACGTTGCTAAAGTTTGGTAGGGGTTAGAATGTAGTAACAATAACAGAGCATGTCGGCACGCGTAGTACGCTCAGGTATCCCTCATGTCTTCTCTTTTCTGGTTGTATCTTTacatgcttcttcttcttccttttcgtgattctctctctctctctcttttcattaGATAATGTGATAGAGATCTAGGAACatgtaaagagagaaattagAGGTCTTGAGACAAACCTTAAACTCTTTTCGTTTCTAGTGGAGGTTTATGGGTAAGAGCCACACATAAAATGTACCCATGACTCATTAAAGTTAAGTTAGTAGGCTTCTAGTTGGTTTGAACCGGTGTGTCATATGTCGAAAACCTCACAAGTAAGTGGCGTTTCAAAAGCATGGTAATCTGAACTTCATCGCTGCAAGAAGATAACAAATCGTAAGTAAGAGATTCATTCAAGTTTAATAAATGCATTCAAGAGACAAAGCTTTTGCTGTTTAAAGTAAAGCTCTTTGTGTAGTAACATAGATGTATTGTAGCTAATGTAAACTAATTAGAAGCTGGACATAGTCCTCcacaaaataatgaaataataataatatgtatatatgttagACCAGTTCAGAGAAGACATTTTCATGAGTCAATGACGCATTGTCAACACATGTTTAGAGAAAAATGATGCGGTCCGTTGAAcagacaaaagaaatatatataaatcatatgtCCATGGCAACAATCCGCGTGATCTGACTTCGTTTCTCAGAAAATTCTTGAGTTcatttctctctatatataccgATTTACATATCGAACATCAtagttttaaggtttttaaaaatgtgtaaCATCGTGGTTTTCTTGCTAACTTTGaccttgttcttgttctctgGATTGTCGAACACAGCATTTGCCCGAGTGCAATATGAACCTTTAAAGCCAAGTAAGTTTTTATTAcgattttaccaaaaaaaaaaaaaaaaagtttttattacgatcaaattttatatatccaagtcgatttggttttgttgtagtttaattttttttcccggGTTCTAAAATAGAATGATAAATGGCTGTTATTCAATTTGCTTTGATACACTTTTTTAGTCTCGATCCTATGTTTAgcaattaatataatttaatatatttattgttatttgattttacGGTCTCTTTTGcatatcaagaagaagaaaaaaaaactgaataattTTCATTCTActctcttttagtttttgtattgCTTTTTCGATATGGATCTTATTCGATCTGAATAATTGTTTCAACTAATGAAATTTTTGTCACTTAAGTTTAAAGATATAAAAGATTGATTGAGCACTGattgttgtttaatttgttgggACAGAATTCGGAGCAAGGGTATGGGAtcaaaagatgataaaaaatatcaagattGAAGTAGATGGTAGCTGTTCAAGGCGTGCAcctggaagaagaagaccaccAAATAGACCACCAAAACCATGTACTAAACCCTAGTGACAATCCTTTatgtatgtacatatatatgtataattttataaaaatgacaTCAAGTACTATATTAGATTCACATAAatgatcatatttttattgattcttTGTATCTAACATCATCACATAAtgcaagaagaaaattaattatcaaaagtataataaaataaaaatcatattgcTTACGCTTGGGCATTCGGATTTTGGATTGGATTTGGTTCAGATTATTTTGGATTCGGATAATTCGGATGAGAAGTTTATTATCCGTTAAGATAATATGACTATTAGGATCGGTTTCGATTCGGATGGTGTTGGATTCAGATCGGTTTCAAATCagtttttcagaaaaaataaaataaaaaattattcaattttaataaaaaaaatcgtttaattttactaaaatttggtttagttttgcAAAACATTGTATAATTATGacaaatataactaaaaaaaattcggATATCAaggttttggatatttttgagtaaaaattataactaaatataactaatatttttagatatatatttttattttggattagCGGATATCAGTTCGGTTTTTGGTATGGATCGAATTCGGTTTGGGTAATTCGTGTAGGAGAATTCATTATCTGTTCGGATTTTGTGATTATTCGGTACGATTTGGATTTTTTGAATCGGTTTCGGatgatttttggattttgaattttatgtcCAACCATTATTACTTAATAACTGAATCTAGGAATTGTTTTGAagagtggaaaaaaaaaaggaattgttttgaagattctaATTAGGTTCAGttgttttcatattgtttgcaaaaacaaatgtgGGGCAACACACTCCGCAAGTTTCTCGGCCCATTAGTAGATCCTTTGTAAAAATTTCACTTACCCATTACAAATATTTGGGcttgaaaaacaaatctgaaaGTTATCGGGGCTAATTTcgaataaagaaaataaatgaggaTCACTTCTGTTATTTATCATCATAAAATGACACGAGCACcttaaaagccaaaaaaaacctaataacatcttcttcttcgtcttcaaaGATCAAAAAACGCCGCTCCTCTTCACACAgttccatcttcttcaacttcaggTGACACCATTATCGTCCTTCGTTGAAATCTTTCATAGAATCGGTTCCTATTGTTGTTGAACTCTTAGCTCTCTATCGTTAAGTTTTCGTTTTCCTGGAAATGTAATCAACGAACATTAGATTCAGATTCGAAATTTCTTAGTATTGTTGTTGAGATTTATGAATggtgaatttgtttttgcagaggTGAAAAATGAGTCGTGGTAACGCAGCAGCAGctaagggaaagaagaagggaGTTTCCTTCACTATCGATTGTTCTAAACCTGTGGATGATAAGATTATGGAGATTGCTTCTTTAGAGAAGTTTCTTCAGGAGAGGATTAAGGTTGGTGGTAAAGCTGGTGCTCTTGGTGATTCTGTTTCTATCACTCGTGAGAAGAGCAAGATCACTGTCACTGCTGATGGTCAATTCTCCAAGAGGTatcttaaaacttaaaacctaaTTCTCTGATATTGCCTTTACTTGTGTCTAGATTTGTGGCTTTGATATTTAGGTATAGTTTTGGGAATGGTTCTGTTTATCTTGTTGGTAACGTTTGAATATAGAATCTTGAAACCGTTGTgtttgtaatgtttttgtttatcttgttGGTTGGTGGTTGGTACAATGTTGAATAATAGATCATCTTGTTGGTTGGTACAGTGTTGAATTTATCTTATAGAGTTACTTATAGGTATGTTgtttgattctgattttaGAGTGTCTCTGAGTGTAATTCTTTGTTGCTTATGTTAATCTTGTTGGTTGATACAATGTTGAATGTTGAATCTTGAATAGTTTTTGGTAATGCTTATGATGATCTTGTTGGTTAATACAGTGTTGAATGTGGAATCTTGAGTAGTTTtagtaatgtttttgtttattttgttggttgttaCAATGTTGAATGTGGAATCTTCTTGAGTTTATCTTGTTGAGTTAAGTATAGGATGTTGTTTGATTCTGTTGTTAGACTGTTTTTGAGTgtgattctttgtttatgtctGTGACAGGTATCTTAAGTACTTGACAAAGAAGTACTTGAAGAAGCACAACGTGAGGGATTGGCTTAGAGTGATTGCGGCGAACAAGGACCGTAACCTCTATGAGTTGAGGTACTTCAACATTGCCGAGAACgaagctgaggaagaagattaaaaCCGGTTTTGGTCTAGTGCTATATCCTCTGTTCCTCTATTTctgttggtttggttttgattcttcaGTTTTGTGTTAGATATTATTATGTAGTTTGATTGAAGTAATActctttgcttttgttgttgCGTACTTGAGATTTTCTATGGAGTCTATTTCTTCCAAACAGTAATGATGTGAAATTGGACTAAtatgatttagggtttgattaAGTTATTCATTGGAGGATAAAATTATGACAAATTCGTATAGTTAACTTTGggtttggttattgtttttgtcCAATACAGTATTTGGATTATCACTCGCGTTAGAAGAGATCTATATTAATCCTGATGAATAATACGGGCCTTATATGGTATTTTTGTTAACCAGTGTAATCTAACTGTAAGCATATTTACAAATAGCTTTGTTTCAATGTATCATGGGTACTCTAAAATGCAAGCACTTGCTGACTCCGTTCTTGTAGTTGCAAAGAACATTATGAAGAACATCTAGCACTAGAGATTGAAAATAACAGAGCCTTCTCAGTGTCTCCATCCATTCGTCTTTGTACCAATTTGATTAGGTACTCTAAGAAAGCTGAATCAAACGGTAATGTAATTGGTCCACCGGTTGGGAGGCGAAAGTCTTCTTCAGCTATCTTCAAGAGCTCTTTGCTCAGGTAGCTTGTTGCAAAACAAAGCGTGTGTTATCCGCCGTGTAAACCACAAAACAACCCTTCTCTACAGGAGTAGTACTTGATCTTTGGAATGAGATTCTTTTCCTGTGAAGAGCTGCTCTCTGTTGCCATTTCCTGAACATCTTGATTAGCATCTTTGTGTTCATCATTATTCTCtaggaaagcaaaaaaaaatattacttgaAAGTTGTGTTGCAGAAATCTTTGTATTAGTGCGAGCTGTGATTGATGAAGAATGTTACAAGCTTTGTTGTATTATATAGAAGAAGATCTTAATAGATTTAGACAGACTTTTGAACTTGTTGACTATTAAGCACGAGTCAACACATCCTTATGTTTCTACTCTGTGTGATCAGAACTCATAGGGGTCCTAAGTTGGTAATCAATCATGTCTGCAAATTAACTTGTGGACTATACAACTTCGTTTGAGAACTTAGAAGGACATGCTCATGTGggtatcaaaattttatatggaCATTTATATGACAAGAGTTAGGTACTAATACATTGATAAAGAATGCAAGAGGCAGTTGCTACATTATATGAGTAGTTGATAACTTGtcaaacagaacaaagagTAGCCAAAGACCAAACTCATGTTTGCTTAAGGGTCCCATGATGTTTGTTAGTAGTTCCATCAGCTAAATCAAATGTGGGTAACACAAATAATAGATCaagtaattaaattattcAGGGAACATCAAATCTGGTTATAATCAATGATAGATCAATACaatgaaacattttaaaatcaagCTGAGTACTACTATGTTCTTGAAGTTGCATAGAGAATTGTGAGGAACATACAAAAATACAGAGAGACTTGCCATTAAGCTTACTGAGCAAGTTAATCATGTGTACTATATTAGTAGTGTTCTTGTGTCTGCAAATAAAGTTGTAAACCGCATCTAGCACTAATGATTGACATTATAAGATGGTTATATGTGTCTCCATTCGTTGGATCAATTGTCCAAGAAAACAGAATCGTAATGGCAAGGTGATTGATCCACCAGTCAGGAGGCTAAACTCTTTCTTCAGAGATAAAGATTTGTAAGCTAAACTttacaaaaaacagaaatttgcGAAACTCTAAAACACAAGCAACTGTTGAGTAGCACTACAATGTTGTTGTGGTTGCAAAGAGCATCTAGCACTTGAGATTGACCATAACAGAGCCTTTTCTGTATCTTCATCCATTCGTCTTTGGATCAGTTTGATGAGATACTCTAAAAAGACCGAATCGAATGGCAATGTGATTGGTCCTTCCGTCGGGAGACCGAACTCTTCTTCAGATATTTTCAAGAGCTCTTGGACAATAGTGTTGCTTAGGTAACTTAAGGGAAATGAAAAACGGATCTTATCAGCCGTGTAAACCACGAAACAACCCTTTTCTACAGTTGTTTGGCTGCTAGTAGTAGTAATACTTGATCTCTGAAATGAAATTCTTTTCCTCTTGAGGGCTGCTCTTTGTTGCCATGTCTTAGCCAACTTCATGAGCGTCTTTGcgtttatcatcattttcagGGAGAGTTAAAGCTTGAGATTGGAAAGCAAGGTGGAGAAGGAAAGAGATAAGATTGGTGAGTTCTGTTTGTAGATCTCTTTCTGGTTGATGAGGAACAACCAATAAGCTTTGTTTCATTATATAGAAGGAGAAACTATTAGGTTTAGACAAGCTCCTGAGCAATCCAACCAGACACAACATATGTTTCAAcaacatatattttgtttagtcaTTATCGATCCAGACATGTTCCATATAACCATGTCCCATAAAACTAAACatcattttctaattttcttataaaattcaaatactataaatatttgaaacttcaaaaataataattaatattgatctaaactttataattgtattttgattgttatatctaagatttcacATGTACAATATCATCCCGTATATCGACCCAAATCCGTCTTACCATATAACCCCGTCctatgaaatttaaaatcattttgtcatagttttataaacttcaaatatttataataatagaacttcaaaaaaaaaattatttcgaTCCAAACTTcatttgattgttatatttagaattttgcATGTGGTATATCgtcccatattaatatcttttttaagtatgtataatgtttgattttataatatttaaactttttataacgTTTAAAtacttataatatttatatcttcataaaaaatataaaattataaatatttaaaacgtTTTATAAAgctaaacttttaaaaagttaagtatttataatattttgaaactttttaaagtttcaatccttacaaaaacaaattaccgTAGTAAATCGGTTAACATTCTTAATTTTGGATGcctgataaatcaaaatttctacTCATTCGTATTAAGAATCATTTTGATCCTTTTTATAGTATGACTTTGAACCACTGCCTAATTTTTTAAGCAATGTGGGACCTTGTacacatattttgttttcttcatcgaTTGAGTAATGTATgtcagttttttaaaatttgaattacatcatatccaaaaaaatctaacatgTATTAACtgtatgtatttttatataaaatcaaaataaattagaaatgagaacaaataaaagtgaaagaagaatttatatatttatatttaatgtaGGTAAAGAGAGTTTAGGAAATTAGCAATTAATCGAATGTAGTgcaataaagataaaatttaattaaggatataaatttaagataatatattcTTAGAATAGATTTTGTAGGGACTAAAAACTCAATAGTATTTACTTTTGGACAAAAATTTTGCTGGGGGATATTTTGTGCAATAACTCAATTGTAATTATTCACAAATTGGATGTTAAGAAAGCAAAGTATTTATGTAAGTGTTTAATGTTGATTGACGATTTGTAAGTTTTgtactttaaaatattttgtttacagattttttgtagggattaaaaactaaatagtaTTTACATAAAGGATTTTTACAAAAGCTTcaccaaaaatgtataagtAGATTAAGATTACCTCAATTCTCTAACCCAAAGGCATGATTCTCTGTGTTAGACACATCCCCACCGACGACCGTTGGATCAAACTCTGAAAACTCTTTCTCATGACTTACAGAGCTTATCAACTTCAAATTAACGCATACTCCTAATTTCCGAAAGCATCTGTCTAAGTTTCTTCAGTTCCAGGGTGAAATCATTACGATTATCAACCTTCAGAAGCTTTGTCAACTTATTGACATCTCGACGAAAGAAGCTTTGTCTCAACAATGTCAACGCGTCTTTCCTCTCATCTGGTTCAGGCGCAAAGCAGGTCATGAGAAAGAGTTTTGCATCGCAAGGAAGATTAGGCGGAAACAATGGCTCGTAACACTTCATGAGATCTTCTAGTTCATAGTTAGTATGCCACCATGGTCTCTTCCCAGTGTACATCTCCAACACAACACATCCCAACGACCATAAGTCAAGTCCTTTCCCTATCTCCCCGTGAGAGATAGACTCCGGCGACATATAGATCCGTGTTCCCGCATACGATTTAAGAGGATGCCACCACTTAGTGTCTCCATCTCTTTTCGACAACCCGAAATCAGAAATCTTCAATTTGTAAGAATATCTCCACGCGCCCTCCTTGTAGACAGAACCAGGGAAAACAAGTATGTTCTCGGGTTTGATATCGTAGTGAACATAGCCGTATCTGTGAATTGTGGCCAAACCCTCGAGAAGCATACGAGTAAACTTTCTGATCATCGGATCAGGCAATTTTCTGTCGTTGAATCGGTCCATGAAATTGTTCAAGCTTCCTCCGGTTGCATACTCCATAGGAATCATGTACTCTACGTAACCCTTGTCGTTAAATCTCTGTTTTACTCCGTTACCGTAGCATTGGACGATTCTCGGACAGCCCTTGAATTTAGACAGGATCTGAAACTCTTCGTAGAGAGACTTAGCATCATCAGAGGTTTTCACAGTGGCGTAGAGAGTCTCACCGTCGCATCGTCTTTTGTAACTGAAAAGTCTCACCGATCCAAACGAACCTTTCCCAAATACCTTTCGAACTCCAAATCCAACGCCACCATTGCAAATAGAACGATTGATTCTTTTGATAGCTTTTGgcaacaaaaccctaattgacTGAAATATCTGAGAATTTGTAATAGCTTGGGAATAAAGTctcaaacaaatatataagcCGAGAACTAACCGACTTCATtcataatttccttttttattttctgtttttaatttatttacatcgaaatagataaaaagattttccttttttttcgGATTATAAGAAAGACTCATATATAAGAAAGACTCATGATAACTCATAATCATTTTGTGCTCGAATTCAATATTATCCATTTCTATTTCTATATTTGATGAAAGGATAATACACATCTCCATTAACAAAGTGATCCCTCAAGCGAGGAAGCCAGCCAAGTTACTTAGGAATACTTCAAGAGAGAACCGTGTCAGAATATAGGGCAAGGTTTGAAGTTCTTTGTCTGAATTCAGTGAACTTACCGGGACAAAACTTAGAGGAGATATTCTTACAAAGATTAAAGCCTAATTTACAAGCTGTAGTGATGCAATTCCAACCTAACGGGATTGTAGACATGATGGATTTGGCACAGTGGCTTGAGAAAGCTAGTGAAAATGATCATGGAACAAGAGGAGATACAAGAGCACCAGTTTCAGGGTTTAGAGGTGGTAATGAAGAGTTAATGTGTCTGACCATTGTGCAAGGTAATCAAGAGGTCCTTAGTATAGGCGGATTGATGAAAAACAATAAGCTAAGATTTTTTGGTTCTATCTCGGAGCATCAAGTGTCTGTGCGTATCGCCTCCGGAGCCACAAACAACTTCATGTCTAAGGATTTGGCAATTTACCTTAAGCTGCCAATAAAGGAGAATAATCATGTTTGAGTTGTATTGGGGCATGGACGGCACAACGAGAGTTTAGGCAATGTTCTGGGAATAAGATTGTTAGTCCAAGGAGTTGAGATCCTTGAGGATTTTCTCGTACTAGACGTGGACAAAGCTGAAGCGGAAGTGATATTGGGCTATAGTTGGCTCTCAAAACTAGGAGAGACATAAATTAATTGGCAAGAGCATTCATTCTCATTCATCCACAACCAAGAGTGGATCACCTTCAGTGATAAAGATCGGAAGCTAAGCACTACAAAAGTAAAGATGAGGAGTGAAAATGAGCTTAAAGAAGATTGTGGAACTGCCGCTTACTACTACCTTGAGGACAAGGTAGCTTTAAAAGGAGAGAGTAAGGCTAGGGGTAGAGGAATAGCCCATGATATAGAGTAGAAGCAGAATAAGATTAGTGAAAGACAAAAGATTCCAAGAGCAACTGGTAAAGTCCAAAACAAAGATGTTCAAATGGAAGATTCTTGGTTTCCACCTATTTGGACCATGGCTGATCACTATGAGTGGTAAGAATACCGATTCAAaatcttttccaaaatttgTAATTGTCGAGAGCGAGCCGGAACAgtcacaacaacaagaaactcATAAAAGCATCCTTGTGGATATTCAGACCAACCAAATTGAGGCTGCCTTCTTGGTTGAGAAACATTATGGAGAGACTGATGAGTACCTACACTTATGGGTTAAGATGAGTGACAGTCAAGCTGGGCTTGAGGCTGGAACTCCTACAAGGATACCGAATAAGGTCCCTAGGTACTACACGATTTCGGAGGGTAACTTCTCGAAACTGGTTTCACCAATCAAGGAGCAAATGCTGAGATCACAAGCTGAGAAGAAAAGTGAGGGATACGGTGGAAGGTTACTCTAGAAGAGTCTTGGTTAATCATCGCTGGTAAGAATATTACAGAGGCAAGATCAGAAGAAGCTAAGTCATTCTACCGTGGAGTTCACTTTCTACCACCATGAGGACAAGGTGATTCTCATTGGAGGGAGTATTGATAGGATTGCTTCATGGGCTTCATGGGCCTCATGGGCCTCGTATGGGTATTGGTTTAAGCCTGTCTTTCCTTAGTTGGTATTGCTATTTAATGTTGTCTTGAGTCTTTGTAAACACTTATCAAGAACTAAGAATGTTTATCTTCatctcatctcttcttcttcctttccttctctgattcttctacttctcatctctatttcttctgttttctcatCACCTTCTGTTACTTCTTTTAATAAGTGATTCTGACCTTATCAGAAATACACAATGCTTATGTTTTGATGTGTTGGTCTTTGAGGACCTTACTCCCTAGCTGGAGTGTTCCAAAATCTTTGTCACATTAGTGTCTCTTCTCTATGCTTCATATCAACCATTGTCTCCTTTCCCTTGCCTTTATGTATCTCTCATCACTTGTTGAGCTTGATTCTTGATAACAAAGATCGACAAAATTGGAATATAAGGACTGTTGTtggaacaaaatcaaatgacTTCGAACACAATTATTGGATCGTAAAAGGCTTTGACAGAGGAAGGTTGCAACTAGGCGTCGACATTCGGGTACCCATACCCGATCCGTTCTTTTTTCGGGTATCGGGTCTATT includes:
- a CDS encoding Class II aminoacyl-tRNA and biotin synthetases superfamily protein (Class II aminoacyl-tRNA and biotin synthetases superfamily protein; FUNCTIONS IN: nucleotide binding, aminoacyl-tRNA ligase activity, ATP binding; INVOLVED IN: translation, tRNA aminoacylation for protein translation; LOCATED IN: cytoplasm; EXPRESSED IN: 17 plant structures; EXPRESSED DURING: 8 growth stages; CONTAINS InterPro DOMAIN/s: Aminoacyl-tRNA synthetase, class II (D/K/N)-like (InterPro:IPR018150); Has 1807 Blast hits to 1807 proteins in 277 species: Archae - 0; Bacteria - 0; Metazoa - 736; Fungi - 347; Plants - 385; Viruses - 0; Other Eukaryotes - 339 (source: NCBI BLink).); its protein translation is MDLAQWLEKASENDHGTRGDTRAPVSGFRGGNEELMCLTIVQGNQEVLSIGGLMKNNKLRFFGSISEHQVSVRIASGATNNFMSKDLAIYLKLPIKENNHILEDFLVLDVDKAEAEWITFSDKDRKLSTTKVKMRSENELKEDCGTAAYYYLEDKIPRATGKVQNKDVQMEDSWFPPIWTMADHYECEPEQSQQQETHKSILVDIQTNQIEAAFLVEKHYGETDEYLHLWVKMSDSQAGLEAGTPTRIPNKVPRYYTISEGNFSKLVSPIKEQMLRSQAEKKSEGYGGRQDQKKLSHSTVEFTFYHHEDKVILIGGSIDRIASWASWASWASYGYWFKPVFP